The following coding sequences lie in one Fusarium poae strain DAOMC 252244 chromosome 1, whole genome shotgun sequence genomic window:
- a CDS encoding hypothetical protein (TransMembrane:1 (i162-182o)), with the protein MNILGDCVTKDLGDAFVTTEMDYTLPDPPLTDEGELQCAKLRENLISTFSKDVDNPDDIAIVVSPMRRTLQTAMLSMDWLVERGVKIEGNADWQENSDKPCDTGSQISTVSKDFPQVNFSTVDAVWPDKKSPAGRRYAYTKYSILARGKRALEDLHKRPEKLIFVVSHSGFLRLGVVGYWFFNSDYRVFDFEAERNADGELRVVQQERTLAGGLGLSWKDPVALGGDLPEEDPETDPGAF; encoded by the exons ATGAAC ATTCTGGGCGATTGTGTTACAAAAGACCTCGGTGATGCTTTTGTCACTACAGAGATG GACTACACTCTACCTGACCCCCCACTCACAGACGAGGGCGAGCTACAATGCGCCAAGCTGAGAGAGAACCTCATCTCCACCTTCTCAAAGGATGTGGATAACCCGGATGATATTGCTATCGTCGTGAGTCCCATGCGTCGTACTCTGCAGACAGCCATGCTCTCCATGGACTGGCTTGTCGAGCGTGGTGTGAAAATCGAAGGCAATGCAGACTGGCAAG AAAATTCGGATAAGCCTTGTGATACGGGAAGTCAGATATCTACTGTATCTAAAGACTTTCCTCAAGTCAACTTCTCCACCGTCGACGCTGTTTGGCCTGACAAGAAATCCCCTGCGGGCCGGCGCTACGCATATACCAAGTATTCCATCCTTGCTCGTGGAAAGCGTGCTCTAGAGGATCTCCACAAGCGACCTGAGAAGCTCATCTTCGTCGTGTCCCATTCTGGCTTCCTCAGGTTGGGTGTCGTTGGATATTGGTTCTTTAATAGTGACTATCGTGTCTTTGACTTTGAAGCTGAGAGGAACGCCGATGGTGAATTGAGAGTTGTCCAGCAGGAGAGGACTCTTGCTGGTGGGCTGGGCCTGTCGTGGAAGGATCCTGTTGCCCTGGGCGGTGATCTTCCCGAGGAGGATCCTGAAACTGATCCCGGTGCCTTTTAA